A region of the Esox lucius isolate fEsoLuc1 chromosome 10, fEsoLuc1.pri, whole genome shotgun sequence genome:
GTCCTCTTTTAGCGCCAAATCATCCTTTTACACACATTGCtacagttgttgttgttgttatgtgGATGAGTCGTTAATTTTGCCCTTAGCTTGGGAACTGTAGTGTTAATATCTCACTCTTACCTGACATTTATCACTCTACTCTGTGAGTGTgtcctccctcgctctctctcttgctctgtcgCTCTCCCTCCTGTTTTTCTTCCACCAAAGGTGCTTCAGTAAAGCGTCCTGCATCAGCCTTACCATGGCCGCACGACAACGGTCTTTCCCTGATCCATGATGACGTCACAGACGGAGGTCAGGTGTTACCGGGCGGGTctgtgggggaggggtttgGACAAGACGGAGTTCCTGCGAAGCTTATTCGTTGTGAGCCGGTGTTCAAGGTGAGTCTGCCTTTGACTGATGGCCCCCTGCTGCTGGAGAGGAATTCCTTTAGCCTGGAACCCTCCCCCGCCTCCCCCGCCTCCCCCATACACTCACCCGTTCACTCAACCAGCGTAGGTGCCTCGCCCCAGCCCCCTTCCACATCCTTGCATTCAGTTGGTCAGCCAAGAAACAGAGCTGCAACGGGACCTGGAAACACACAGATAGTTGAATATAAACGCACTGTCAATGCCAGAGTCGACACAGCCAGACACAATCAACAGCTGACTaggggagaggaacagagggcaACTGACCACGGCCTGTACATCGGGAGAGATCAGGACAGAGCTGACCGTCTGTTTTCAAAGAATACCAGATTCACCGATACAAAGTTCGGTGTCCGCGTGATACAGGACCACAGACTGCGCAGTACTGACCCTGGTGCTGGAGATACGATCGCTGACTTAGTGTCTGCTGCCCAACCGATTTTCCTTACTACTGGTCATCACTCGGGTTGTGTGGAAGAGGAGAGCTTGACCAACAGTCCTCCAATGGATGAAGAACAGGAGGAAGTGAAAGGGAATATTTGTCATTCTGCTAGGGGACAGAGGCTTGCAGAGGACCACAGGACAACAGACTGTCTGTATTCTACTGGAGAGAGGATAGCTGACAGTGGGTATTCCACAGGAAGCAAGTCAATTGacagaatgtaccaaacagtaGAAAGATCAACTGACAGTCAGTTCTTTATAGCAGAAGCGACGTCTGATCGTGGGTACTCAACTGGAGTGGCGCTTACTGAACGGGGGTACTCAGGAGTGGGGCTAACTGAACGGGGGTACTCTACAGGAGTGGGCCTAACTGAACGGGGGTACTCAGGAGTGGGGCTAACTGAACGTGGGTACTCTTCAGGAGAGGGGCTAACTGAACGGGGGTACTCAGGAGTGGGGCTAACTGAACGGGGGTACTCAGGAGTGGGGCTAACTGAACGGGGGTACTCTTCAGGAGAGGGGCTAACTGAACGGGGGTACTCTTCAGGAGAGGGGCTAACTGAACGGGGGTACTCAGGAGTGGGGCTAACTGAACGTGGGTACTCTTCAGGAGAGGGGCTAACTGAATGGGGGTACTCTTCAAGAGAGGGGCTAACTGAACGGGGGTACTCTTCAGGAGTGGGGCTAACTGACTGTGAGGTTTTAGAGGAAGAAAAGGGTTTCAGAGATGAAATGCAGAAAGGATGTGGACTTATTGTAGAGGTCATGGTGGGGAACCATAGACGGGGAAgaaaaagtgaaaagaaaaaaagaaagagggagaaatcGAACTTTTACAGAAAACAGTACTTTAAATTGCAGCCTCCAAAACTGCACCAGGCACAGGGTTTCACAGGAGCTCATAACGGTGCCTCAGGGCTTTGCATGGTTGACACAGTAGATCTCCAACATGGCATAGCCACCTATAGAGACCAGACAGAGCCAGTCTACCACAGAGCAGACATGAGCAGTCATAATGATGTCATAAGTAGACCTATGAGTGACCTAGCAGCAATGTCACAGGTACACTTGGAGTGCAGAAGATCCTGGCACTATGAAGGCACACAGCTGACCGCTGATACTTACAGAACCGGGCCATGTGAGTATGAGACCCACCCTAATCACTCTAACCCTGACCGGTTCAGACCCGAGCCCCTCCGGTACCCGCATCATGCTCTGGCCCCAGGGACTAGACCCCATCTTGACTCTGGTCCTTTCCCCGTGAAGATTGGGGGCGTTCAGACACCAGGTTATGATGGGTTTCCCCGGGCCCTGTCTGTGACGGCTTCTTCACCCCGCCACCCTTGGCCCTGTGAAGTGGAAGGTTATGGCCCGGCCCCGTCTGACCCATACCCGCTCCCGAGCCATGATCGTTACAGAGAGGTGGCCCGGGGCCACGGGCCTGCCACGTTTCAGTGGACTTTTTCAGCACCACCCCGGTTCTAGCTACCACACgtgttttgtatttcatttacaCTAGTCGTTCTCCGACCACTCCTCAGGACGCCCAGATGTCTCGCAATTCCTTTTTAACGCTGAACTAGGGACTAGTTGAAAAATGCAAACTGGTCAAAACTGTAACATTTGCTGAACATTTACATTGCTGTGCAATGTGCATGAAAAGTAAATGATGATAATTAACTAGCTAACCTGAATTATATAGCTGATAATGAGTTTACAGAGGTGGCCTGCAGTACGTCAAATACGTGGAATGGCTGGGGTGCCCAGGAAACGTTTGAAAACCACTCCTTAAGTTTCACTTTATGTTGGTTAAAATGGGcaggtgttttgtgtgtttgttttatacacTGGATTTCACCCTGTAAATGTGATTTGGATTTCATGCCTTCTTGATTCTTTTAGCTTTTCTGTGTGGGAACGTATTTTTGTATGCCGAATGAAGATGGAGTTATAAAAAAAGCATTGAATAGTGCCTCAGTATTTGTCTGTTGTTAAGCCTATGTGAGCACATTCTTAGTTTGACATGCTGTTTAAAGAATATGATACAGAATATGCTACGGAGCTGATCTATGTTGAAATTCAGCAATTTTGCTAAAATGTTAAAAGGTAATTGAGGAGAAATGTTATTGGGTCTATTCTATAGGTTGAATATTGATCTTTCTTGAAGTCCTGAGGGAAGCTTCAccatgtacatacatttttaatttggaTCAGCTGAGGAATCAGCTTGAGGTTCAGTGTGTTGAACATGTTATGGACAACACAGGTTTTTTAACTTTCATTTTCTTACCAAGTAACTTGTCTATGAGGTTATATTATATTCAGCAAACATCCATGTTGAGCAATTTCATATGGTTAATTTGCTCATGTGAagattttttctttgtaatttaCAAGTTCCGCACCACCCTGTAAAGTGATTTGAGGATttattcttgtttgtttttttgtcacttGTGTGTTGTCACTTGGCCTGTTCTCAATTGTTCTCCTTACCTCGCCTCCTGAAAACCAGTTTGTAGAGAAGGGCAGGACATATGACTTCTCAGCCAGATGGGGTGCAGAGGCTATTGTTAAATAGCAGTTGACCAAACTAAAGCTTCTCACCGCCCAATATATGTTTGTGAAGAACACACTGAATTGAAGTAAAATTTTCTAGCAGTTCCTAATAAAGACTTGAATAACACCTTTCATGTAgtaaattgttttttattttacttcattCAGTTTCAGGTAATGTATTGAAGCTTCTCATTTCATTGTCTACCTTTGTGTTGCTGCTGCATTTGAGCCTATTTGCTAATGAAGTCAGTATTATCATTGTCTTGCTTCCTCTAATTCAATGATTCTCTACTGGATTTATATAAACAAGCCACCTTTCATTGAGtcaaatatatatactgtacaaacATCTTTTCTGAATTTGTAAGACCCATCGTTATAAATCCATTATAGAGAAAAGCTTAACACAGGTATCAAACCGGATCCAAGGAGGGCTGagtgcaggtttttgctctcatcTTGtgcttgattggttaattagataaATAATGTGTTAGTACCTCACCTTGCCTGGTTGTGTATGTCTCAAATGGgcacaaaaaactaaaaccagcATATACtatggccctctgtggaatctGTTTGACACCTGTGTCTTAAAGGGTTATTACACTGGTCTACTACTGGACTGAAAACGCTGCAAGTTAATTGACAGTTCAACTGTGTAATATAATCTATTGAATCAGGTTATTCAGATTTAAGGTTGAAATCCTGTGTGGAAAATATAGTTTTATTACTTATTATAGTACTTTGTTCTTTCCAAAttcctgtttttctgtttacCTGATGCACAATGAATAACCATAGCTATGTCTTCCATGGTCATTGTGTTTTCCTACTGTGTATCGAGGCACATTGTAATGTGCAAGGCTCCTCGTTTTGGTCAGTTTGAGGAAGACTAGGCCTTGGGCCCAGTAGAAACCATTAGAAGTCTTTCTTTTGGTAGAACACGTTAATAGCAGCGCTGGTGCTCCTGCTCCTTGTATCGTGAAAGTGAACAGGACTCAATTCCTTACTGGCAGAGCTAAGTTAGCAGAACCATGTATTGGAACATACCCCAACTGTCCTGCATGATTTTTGACCATGTTGTCTGGGTAACCAACATTCTATGATTACCTATGTCTTCTAGGTCTATGTCTATATTCGACTGATGGAAGTAATCCATACAATTTGGAAAGCTATATATAAATGGGACAAGCATTAGCTGGAGTCCACATCAATTCCAGATACATTTCTGCATTTACACGGGAAAGTTTCTTTTGATCTTTTCCTAATCAGATCAGCTAAGAATAAGTTTGATGTGATTGGACAAAAGATGACTGGGACAATGTTAGCAATGCTTTTGCTTGGTGTACGTTAGCTTACAAAATGAGATACATGCTGTTTTTAAATTCTGTAACGTTCTATTGAAAGGGACCAATTCAGTGATTTAAAGATGTAACTgggagaacaaaaacaatccttGCAGCATTATTCACAATGCGCGTGAGAAACGCTGACTTGTCTGGCGCCAATTTTAAACGGTCCCGAAGAAGGAAGCAGTTGTCCTGACTGAGAGTTTGTCTCtggtttttacttttttgtctttagcaggGCAAAAGCTGTCATAATAATGGGCGTGCGTATAGGTCAGTGGTCATTTGTGAGATATTTAAGAAGTTGGTTTTTTATCgaacttgataaaaaaaaatatatttaactataACAAGCTAGCAGAAATCAGAGCTAGCCTTTTAACCCCGTTAAACGTGTAAAAGTGTACTGTGTTAGCTGTAAGTGGTCTCTTTTGTATACAAACTTTCGTCTTTATAGGTTCATCTTTTAACGTTGAGGATATCCTTAGACCTTCTATGAACGATGGTAACATTAACCTAACTTTCTAATAGTCTGATTTAATTGATCACGTTGCTCagaaaattatgttttcataACATAAGCCAAGCTGAccgttgttttgtgttttaggtTGGCATGAACATGTGGAACCTAAGGTTGAGCAGCTAACAAATAAACTAAGAAGGCTGCAACAAGGTTTTCATTACCCTCCCATACAAATTGATCATGTAGTCTTTACTATTCTTCTAATatgtagaacattttaaaaataaagaaatacccttgaatgaagaggtgtgtccaaacttatGACTGGTACTTTATGTTGTACATGTggtttgtgttttctttaaggTAAGCAAGCTCTGGGTGAAGAGGTAAAAGAGGTGCAGTCACTCAGAGACTCTCTTCAGGAAGAACTTGATGCCTGTAAGAAAACCCTGAAGAAATCCCGTCTTCAGTTCTTGTGCTTTATAATATTAGCTACAACCATTGTTCATTATTCTATTGCTTTGTTTGCATAATTACTTATCCACATGCTATCTCTTCCACGTTCACCCATCCATGATCTTCAATTAGAGAAAAGCATACTTCAACGACAGTGTTATTGTGTAAAgtacaaaaacagtttttaaaaatgtggttAAAGGGGCTTACAAACCGGAACCGGCAACCGCCGACCGAAACGCCTCGTTTTTATTAATCATCGGTGGCAATTAGGGCGGTACGCAAAGAGGCAAACATGTTGAGCGATTTTCTGGGGATCAAGTCACTGTGATGTCATTCACGTTTTGGTCAACATCTACTCTGACTTGACATATCAGTTCGCCAAGTatgttaatattataatttcagtTAGTAATATGTACAACTAAACTGAATGTGAAATATCGGTTTGGTACATGTTGTGATCCAATGAATATAGTCTAGTTTAACCGCGCACgtaacttttttgtgtgtggaatTGTAAACTCCGATTTTCCCCCGGAACGGACCTTGGAGCCGTAACTATAGCAACCGAAGTAGCCTAGCACATTTGATGCAACATAGTAAACATGGCAAATGACAAGTgctgaagtctaacacttccccgagttggtttgatggaaaggagaataacacaccaggggTCAGGTCAATACCAATTCCGTAtcatccgtttattacagaagcttctggagacagagtgtcgccccACAATGTCTGAATATCAGCAGTATCACAAATACTATTTATACTATGAATACACCTAGAAAGCCAAGCGTGTGCGTCCTTCGACCTGTTAGGTTCTGTGTCTCCTGTGTGTACGTGCAGCCCAACCatcatcttgccctttgtggtttctgtcttgtctattcttaatccATCCCTGCCCAGACAATGTGCATGTGTTAGTTATCTGTCCTCTTCTGTTTCCTGTTAGTCTGACACCCGGGCTTAGTCTGCTCTTCGACCCCAGCATCAGCTTTCAATTTCAGCTTATGCTACATACATTCAATATCTTGCTTTAATGCTCATAACAGTTTTAAAGCTtgtacattcagtgtatccacaattcccccttttgatctctcctcAGAGAGATCACCCCAATTCTCCAAGCTCCAGTTCCCCTGGGTCGTGCTGTTCCAGtggaggcatcagcatccctggtgatggtcctggagccttctctgtggctgtagagatcactctcatggcgagccctcttatgcataggatacaacaacacccataAGTCACCAatatagcacaaaatgtagcaagcgataaaagaacagacattatcaaacctttccactggccgaacatggaggtcatccattcctccagcgggttgtctatcccagaatgctgtATGCGACCCCTtaacatagtccaattcaatgcccccaaatttcctcaagcaggtgtcctcaggtggggtcgcgaacctcttcgctgggggaatgaagacccgatcccaacctgggaaacctgtagcaacatacaacacccatatcattattccaccaacgcccatgtaccacttcatcCTGTCATCATCCTCCTAcccctttctctgtaaccctgtcatcttggtacgagtggtaggagccactctgtgtcctatacccccttttgttacagtattcttcagttccttcccctaaaagtATATTCCCCTGGCACcatcctttgtctccttctcttgctcgtagtcccgcagtatcctggggtccgctccgggcaccggtccggctggttttggtcctccttccATCCACACTGGGGCGAGCTCCTTCCCGGTttgcatgttttaggcccaataggctctctaccttctgtaagtcTTAAAGTGATTCCGAcctgtctgacctgattttctccaggaagccgtgtctgggaatgtactggtttatTAAACACTTGATTACTGTCTGGCTGTCCTCctttcttgccggccaggcctCTGGGCACCCTgtaaacacatccacacacaccaacagataCCGGCAACCCCGTACTGGATTCCCCATGTCTGCGTaatctatcactatctcttgtccaggtctcgtcgtcatggggaacgcccccatctcaggtttaatcGTTGGTTTCGGATTGTGATGGGTGCAAATGGTGCACGTCTTAGTGTAGATACGTACCATGTCAACCATGAAAGGATGCCACCAGTGGCACAGATTTCTTAGCATCTGCGCCGGCCCCACATGCCCtaacccatgggcttctgcatACTTGTCGCCCCGCATGGCCGGTGGCAATATGACTTTGCCTTCTGGCCCCCTCCAGACCCCCTGTGTTTCTGTAGCTCccctctgttgccaaattgttttctcctGTGGGGACGCCCCCTTTTGGTGTTTAACTAGTTCGTCTCTCTCTGGGCCTTCCCCCCACCTGTCTTCCTACTCTGCTCTTACCATCATTACACGCGGGGTGTATCCTGCTGCCTGTttcgctgctgtgtctgccgctcgatttccctgagctactacgCTATTTGAGTTATCGTGTCCCttgcattttatgattgctaccttttcgggcagctccagggcctcggctagctctctcatctctgccttgtgtttaatcggtttgtccccTGCTGTCCTAAACCcggcttttaaccactgtcctagctccacgcgCCTGCCGCGTATGCCAAACCTGTGTAGATGTTTACCCGCTTCCCTTTGGCCTGCCTaagtgcctctatcactgctctcacttctgatCTCTGagctgactgcagcccctggagcctTTCTCTTTTCactgtgactaaaccctctggtgtttgtttcactaccgcaaacgccgccctcagcccatcttgtttGTGTCTGAAAGAACACCCATcggtgaagaggtcctctgtcCCTttgaggggttctgcctccagatcggtttgtGTCTTACtgtccctcactacctcttgcgtgCACTCATGTGGCagccccgtccccatccggTCTGCCATGTTTATCCCCTCATGTGTGAAATTTGGAGCTCCGAGATTTTTGCggaggtgttgttgcctgagggaagtcatggtgaacatctgtgagtttACATacaccactacactgtgtgttgtgagtatctgaagttgatgtcccatcactatgtgtgcgcattttgaatgagtctcgccacCCCCGcggcatgctgtgtgcaggtggggtgctttttttcggttttgtcaagtCCTACGCTGATGTACATGAGGATGTGCCTATcgcccccttttttctgaaacaggaccctgTTCATGACTTgccctgtttcagaaacatctagaaaaaaggtttttgtgTAGTCTGGAATTGCCAGATCGGCTGCGGTCGCTAGTTGTTGTTTTAGCAGAATGAAGGCCTGGTcagccgggcaagtccaattgaatGTGGCTTTatgtttacgcattccctgctctttaactagcgctctgagtggctctgtgagccctgagtagtttgggatgtaattgtgactataccccgtgagccccaggaatgatagcatttcctgaagggttgtgggtttgggatggtggaggatggttgtgcggtgtgccggtgaaagccccgctcccttatGCGAGAtaactctgcccagaaaggagacctgtgttcttaccagctgtagcttttctttcgacaccttgaaccctttctcagccagtctggtgaggaccatCATTGTGGCATGGATGCAGGTTGCctccgtcggggccgccagtaacaggtcatctacgtactggaccaaagtcaCCCCTATCGGAAGCGAGCATCCCTGTAGCGCTTCCCTCAATACCTGGTTGAATAGGCCAGTGAAAAgtgcgaacccctgtggtagtctcatGTATCGCCATTGCCGCCCCCTATGTGTAAACGAGAAGATGTCTCGGAgatcctctgctagtgggagacagaaaaaagtgttagccaggtcaatgcaggtgaagcatttttgatcaggggtcaaattagtgagtgctaaatacgggttaggtaccggtatggtgggtgtgagtaaaatgttgttaatagctctgagatcatgggccatacggtatttccccgtccctttcttttcaactgggaggataggcgtgttccatGCGGAACAcgactcctccaacacccctgtgggccacaagccgttcaatgtcacatccagcccttcctccgcctctggtttgtgtgggtattgaggcagccatatgggctctcccggtctgattttaaaggtgaccggtgggcaatcggtgagccccacgtccCCAACTCATTGAGTCTTGCCGTGGCTGCAGGGTGATCCATCCTTTCCCTCCCATTATCCCAAGTTATCTCCCTTCgttctaaatatacccaatcggtCCCTGGTGcatgtcttacagctgggtgagtaccatacgtttggcacCTGAGtgggtgtccaatcagtgcattcgaccgcccttttaaccatgggccccaggtctttcgcttggtgtttaggatgcagggccagtgacacatgcgggacggactcctccgccatcatgtgccactgttcctgctcgtcAGTCAattgtacatctgccgctaccccttccgggcctacatatatgaatttagacccgatctgccacgtgtccccacacactgcatccccaaacccctctctatacacctcgtcaccctgccgatcataaaatagggttacgtgaggggggtctggcggggggaaagtacggctcgagaagagagatccacggcctccacttgaagtactgtgacaaaatgccctgtttgtccggcttttcgcCCTTCACTGGCTGGTGGACTACTGGCTTTGATGGACTACTGGCTTTCCGTCTGGTCTCGGGCCCGCACACCGCCGACATCCCATtcggtaacgtgacagttagtccatctggagaacataaaatagtagcccccagttttattaGTAAGTCTCttcccaataagttcactggtgtgtttgccgacaccacatacggatggctgagggcctgtttacccagtatcgttttaagggGAAACGTCACTGGCAAcgtctgtcccaccccttcaaaccccacaacctccactgtcttggaggatagtagtcctgaggcgggaggggcggtgatggtggaaaaagtggcacctgtgtcgaCCAGAAAGGAAAAGTccctcccgtcgacattcagggacagcattgggtctgcctttcccccgctgtcccctcccctccctgtggaccgtcattcctggtcccacccacCCTTATAAGAGAGCGGGTActggccaggtgcactaggtggtgggac
Encoded here:
- the si:ch211-199g17.2 gene encoding uncharacterized protein si:ch211-199g17.2 isoform X4 yields the protein MINIIVYAAEQFPNLHDCLTEECFLKSAAMQLEAQKVVCGQSLLSSSLRVYLNNKNRLQPIIGLSCMTECVKLSGGSEAVYLCDVCMCRLGKADVRSHIMGSLHRYNYIKIHHPHFVSEWKQSTELSKMARPLMEMAQILENKEGTGDVQVLRLDAAMFEEVTAHSESDVLILLRAIKTEQKRTVTQGQSEEALAGSECSLVPSQRTVISPGRLPVQLEKAAVQIDSQRGGFVHRSNPLLGASVKRPASALPWPHDNGLSLIHDDVTDGGQVLPGGSVGEGFGQDGVPAKLIRCEPVFKVSLPLTDGPLLLERNSFSLEPSPASPASPIHSPVHSTSVGASPQPPSTSLHSVGQPRNRAATGPGNTQIVEYKRTVNARVDTARHNQQLTRGEEQRATDHGLYIGRDQDRADRLFSKNTRFTDTKFGVRVIQDHRLRSTDPGAGDTIADLVSAAQPIFLTTGHHSGCVEEESLTNSPPMDEEQEEVKGNICHSARGQRLAEDHRTTDCLYSTGERIADSGYSTGSKSIDRMYQTVERSTDSQFFIAEATSDRGYSTGVALTERGYSGVGLTERGYSTGVGLTERGYSGVGLTERGYSSGEGLTERGYSGVGLTERGYSGVGLTERGYSSGEGLTERGYSSGVGLTDCEVLEEEKGFRDEMQKGCGLIVEVMVGNHRRGRKSEKKKRKREKSNFYRKQYFKLQPPKLHQAQGFTGAHNGASGLCMVDTVDLQHGIATYRDQTEPVYHRADMSSHNDVISRPMSDLAAMSQVHLECRRSWHYEGTQLTADTYRTGPCEYETHPNHSNPDRFRPEPLRYPHHALAPGTRPHLDSGPFPVKIGGVQTPGYDGFPRALSVTASSPRHPWPCEVEGYGPAPSDPYPLPSHDRYREVARGHGPATFQWTFSAPPRF
- the si:ch211-199g17.2 gene encoding uncharacterized protein si:ch211-199g17.2 isoform X2, with the protein product MINIIVYAAEQFPNLHDCLTEECFLKSAAMQLEAQKVVCGQSLLSSSLRVYLNNKNRLQPIIGLSCMTECVKLSGGSEAVYLCDVCMCRLGKADVRSHIMGSLHRYNYIKIHHPHFVSEWKQSTELSKMARPLMEMAQILENKEGTGDVQVLRLDAAMFEEVTAHSESDVLILLRAIKTEQKRTVTQGQSEEALAGSECSLVPSQRTVISPGRLPVQLEKAAVQIDSQRGGFVHRSNPLLGASVKRPASALPWPHDNGLSLIHDDVTDGGQVLPGGSVGEGFGQDGVPAKLIRCEPVFKVSLPLTDGPLLLERNSFSLEPSPASPASPIHSPVHSTSVGASPQPPSTSLHSVGQPRNRAATGPGNTQIVEYKRTVNARVDTARHNQQLTRGEEQRATDHGLYIGRDQDRADRLFSKNTRFTDTKFGVRVIQDHRLRSTDPGAGDTIADLVSAAQPIFLTTGHHSGCVEEESLTNSPPMDEEQEEVKGNICHSARGQRLAEDHRTTDCLYSTGERIADSGYSTGSKSIDRMYQTVERSTDSQFFIAEATSDRGYSTGVALTERGYSGVGLTERGYSTGVGLTERGYSGVGLTERGYSSGEGLTERGYSSGEGLTERGYSSGEGLTERGYSGVGLTERGYSSGEGLTEWGYSSREGLTERGYSSGVGLTDCEVLEEEKGFRDEMQKGCGLIVEVMVGNHRRGRKSEKKKRKREKSNFYRKQYFKLQPPKLHQAQGFTGAHNGASGLCMVDTVDLQHGIATYRDQTEPVYHRADMSSHNDVISRPMSDLAAMSQVHLECRRSWHYEGTQLTADTYRTGPCEYETHPNHSNPDRFRPEPLRYPHHALAPGTRPHLDSGPFPVKIGGVQTPGYDGFPRALSVTASSPRHPWPCEVEGYGPAPSDPYPLPSHDRYREVARGHGPATFQWTFSAPPRF
- the si:ch211-199g17.2 gene encoding uncharacterized protein si:ch211-199g17.2 isoform X3; protein product: MQLEAQKVVCGQSLLSSSLRVYLNNKNRLQPIIGLSCMTECVKLSGGSEAVYLCDVCMCRLGKADVRSHIMGSLHRYNYIKIHHPHFVSEWKQSTELSKMARPLMEMAQILENKEGTGDVQVLRLDAAMFEEVTAHSESDVLILLRAIKTEQKRTVTQGQSEEALAGSECSLVPSQRTVISPGRLPVQLEKAAVQIDSQRGGFVHRSNPLLGASVKRPASALPWPHDNGLSLIHDDVTDGGQVLPGGSVGEGFGQDGVPAKLIRCEPVFKVSLPLTDGPLLLERNSFSLEPSPASPASPIHSPVHSTSVGASPQPPSTSLHSVGQPRNRAATGPGNTQIVEYKRTVNARVDTARHNQQLTRGEEQRATDHGLYIGRDQDRADRLFSKNTRFTDTKFGVRVIQDHRLRSTDPGAGDTIADLVSAAQPIFLTTGHHSGCVEEESLTNSPPMDEEQEEVKGNICHSARGQRLAEDHRTTDCLYSTGERIADSGYSTGSKSIDRMYQTVERSTDSQFFIAEATSDRGYSTGVALTERGYSGVGLTERGYSTGVGLTERGYSGVGLTERGYSSGEGLTERGYSGVGLTERGYSGVGLTERGYSSGEGLTERGYSSGEGLTERGYSGVGLTERGYSSGEGLTEWGYSSREGLTERGYSSGVGLTDCEVLEEEKGFRDEMQKGCGLIVEVMVGNHRRGRKSEKKKRKREKSNFYRKQYFKLQPPKLHQAQGFTGAHNGASGLCMVDTVDLQHGIATYRDQTEPVYHRADMSSHNDVISRPMSDLAAMSQVHLECRRSWHYEGTQLTADTYRTGPCEYETHPNHSNPDRFRPEPLRYPHHALAPGTRPHLDSGPFPVKIGGVQTPGYDGFPRALSVTASSPRHPWPCEVEGYGPAPSDPYPLPSHDRYREVARGHGPATFQWTFSAPPRF
- the si:ch211-199g17.2 gene encoding uncharacterized protein si:ch211-199g17.2 isoform X1, with the protein product MINIIVYAAEQFPNLHDCLTEECFLKSAAMQLEAQKVVCGQSLLSSSLRVYLNNKNRLQPIIGLSCMTECVKLSGGSEAVYLCDVCMCRLGKADVRSHIMGSLHRYNYIKIHHPHFVSEWKQSTELSKMARPLMEMAQILENKEGTGDVQVLRLDAAMFEEVTAHSESDVLILLRAIKTEQKRTVTQGQSEEALAGSECSLVPSQRTVISPGRLPVQLEKAAVQIDSQRGGFVHRSNPLLGASVKRPASALPWPHDNGLSLIHDDVTDGGQVLPGGSVGEGFGQDGVPAKLIRCEPVFKVSLPLTDGPLLLERNSFSLEPSPASPASPIHSPVHSTSVGASPQPPSTSLHSVGQPRNRAATGPGNTQIVEYKRTVNARVDTARHNQQLTRGEEQRATDHGLYIGRDQDRADRLFSKNTRFTDTKFGVRVIQDHRLRSTDPGAGDTIADLVSAAQPIFLTTGHHSGCVEEESLTNSPPMDEEQEEVKGNICHSARGQRLAEDHRTTDCLYSTGERIADSGYSTGSKSIDRMYQTVERSTDSQFFIAEATSDRGYSTGVALTERGYSGVGLTERGYSTGVGLTERGYSGVGLTERGYSSGEGLTERGYSGVGLTERGYSGVGLTERGYSSGEGLTERGYSSGEGLTERGYSGVGLTERGYSSGEGLTEWGYSSREGLTERGYSSGVGLTDCEVLEEEKGFRDEMQKGCGLIVEVMVGNHRRGRKSEKKKRKREKSNFYRKQYFKLQPPKLHQAQGFTGAHNGASGLCMVDTVDLQHGIATYRDQTEPVYHRADMSSHNDVISRPMSDLAAMSQVHLECRRSWHYEGTQLTADTYRTGPCEYETHPNHSNPDRFRPEPLRYPHHALAPGTRPHLDSGPFPVKIGGVQTPGYDGFPRALSVTASSPRHPWPCEVEGYGPAPSDPYPLPSHDRYREVARGHGPATFQWTFSAPPRF